A stretch of Patagioenas fasciata isolate bPatFas1 chromosome 4, bPatFas1.hap1, whole genome shotgun sequence DNA encodes these proteins:
- the LOC136100915 gene encoding uncharacterized protein, which yields MPAPPPAARPGQAFTIAALLGSAPPDPRDFPPVPSPAAARFLPPAAPQPLCTACCGALPAWAARLGATGFLISKCCFPTIKAKPSKAKRVRTIFTSDQLARLEKEFARQQYMVGTERCLLASSLRLTEEQVKVWFQNRRIKWRKQSLQQQQAQLAKMRLATPQGSRDSQSHHGKEDEDFAVELEDNQEDTASSGTAPARTVTKSC from the exons atgccggccccgccgcccgccgcccggcccggccaggCTTTCACCATCGCGGCGCTGCTGGGAagcgcccccccggacccccggGATTTCCCCCCGGTtcccagccccgccgccgcccggttcctgccgcccgccgccccccagcCGCTCTGCACCGCCTGCTGCGGGGCGCTCCCCGCATGGGCCGCCCGGCTCGGGGCTACAG GCTTCCTGATCTCCAAGTGTTGCTTCCCCACAATCAAAGCCAAGCCCAGCAAAGCCAAGCGAGTCCGGACCATCTTCACCAGCGACCAGCTGGCGCGGCTGGAGAAGGAGTTTGCGCGGCAGCAGTACATGGTGGGCACGGAGCGGTGCCTGCTCGCCTCCTCCCTGCGCCTCACCGAAGAGCAG GTGAAAGTCTGGTTCCAAAACCGGAGGATCAAGTGGAGGAAACAAAGCCTGCAACAGCAACAAGCCCAACTGGCCAAAATGCGTTTGGCCACCCCGCAGGGGAGCCGTGACTCGCAGAGCCACCACGGCAAGGAGGACGAGGACTTCGCGGTGGAGCTGGAGGACAACCAGGAGGACACGGCCTCCTCGGGGACAGCACCCGCACGAACTGTGACAAAGAGCTGCTGA
- the LOC136100754 gene encoding homeobox protein not2-like codes for MKRVRTVFKPEQLERLEQEFLKQQYMVGTERVDLAATLHLTETQVKVWFQNRRIKWRKQSMEQKAAKLSQFGVIQPASADSTDIKDHEEDTVDVEL; via the exons ATGAAGAGGGTCCGGACAGTCTTCAAGCCCGAGCAGCTGGAGCGGCTGGAGCAAGAGTTCCTCAAGCAGCAGTACATGGTGGGCACGGAGAGGGTCGACCTGGCCGCAACGCTGCATCTCACGGAGACTCAG GTGAAAGTCTGGTTCCAGAACCGCAGGATCAAATGGAGGAAGCAGAGCATGGAGCAGAAGGCGGCCAAGCTGTCCCAGTTTGGGGTGATCCAGCCGGCCAGCGCGGACTCCACGGACATCAAGGACCATGAGGAGGACACTGTGGACGTTGAGCTTTAA
- the SMYD5 gene encoding protein-lysine N-trimethyltransferase SMYD5 encodes MAAAAGNVCGAAGAGAAAEARFISSAKGKGLFATKNIRKGETVFVERPVVSSQFLWNALYNYRACDHCLRALESAEENAQRLLGNSSLVLPHPEQCGIRKDLHQQCPRCQVMYCSAECRQTAWEQYHRILCLGPSRDDPTHPLNKLQEAWRNMHYPPETSSIMLMARMVATVKQAKDKEAWIKTFSQFCSKTANEEEEIVHKLLGDKFKGQLELLRLLFSEALYDEHLSRWFTPEGFRSLFALVGTNGQGIGTSSLSQWVHACDALDLPMLQREELDAFIDQLYKDIEKESGEFLNCEGSGLYVLQSCCNHSCIPNAETSFPENNFLLHLTALEDIEAGEEICISYLDCCQRERSRHSRNKILRENYLFTCSCPKCLVQADDADVTSDEEEEGEGETDDAELEDEMTDV; translated from the exons ATGGCGGCCGCGGCGGGGAACGTGTGcggcgccgccggggccggggctgcggctgAAGCGCGGTTCATCAGCAGCGCCAAG GGAAAAGGTTTATTCGCCACCAAGAACATCCGCAAAGGGGAAACTGTGTTCGTGGAGAGGCCGGTGGTCTCGTCGCAGTTCCTCTGGAACGCCCTGTACAACTACCGAG CCTGTGATCACTGCCTGCGGGCTTTGGAGTCAGCGGAGGAAAATGCCCAGCGGCTGCTGGGGAACAGCTCGCTGGTGCTGCCTCACCCCGAGCAGTGCGGCATCCGCAAGGACCTGCACCAGCAGTGTCCCCGCTGCCAG GTGATGTACTGCAGCGCCGAGTGCAGGCAGACCGCCTGGGAGCAGTACCACCGCATCCTCTGCCTTGGCCCGTCTCGTGACGACCCCACACACCCCCTCAACAAGCTGCAGGAGGCATGGAG AAACATGCATTATCCACCAGAGACTTCCAGCATCATGTTGATGGCCCGAATGGTCGCCACCGTCAAACAG gctaaagACAAGGAGGCCTGGATCAAGACCTTCTCCCAGTTCTGCAGTAAGACAGCAAACGAAGAAGAGGAGATTGTGCACAAGCTGCTGGGCGACAAATTTAAG ggccagctggagctgctgcggtTGCTTTTCTCCGAAGCCCTTTACGACGAACATCTGAGCAGG TGGTTCACTCCAGAAGGCTTTCGATCCCTCTTTGCCCTCGTTGGGACCAATGGCCAAGGCATAGGAACAAG CTCCCTGAGCCAGTGGGTTCACGCTTGCGACGCGCTGGATCTCCCCATGCTGCAGCGAGAGGAGCTGGACGCCTTCATCGACCAGCTCTACAAGGACATCGAGAAGG AGTCAGGAGAGTTCCTCAACTGCGAGGGATCGGGTCTCTATGTGCTCCAGAGCTGCT GTAACCACAGCTGCATCCCCAATGCTGAGACATCCTTCCCCGAAAACAACTTCCTCCTGCATCTGACAGCTCTGGAGGACATCGAGGCAGGAGAG GAAATCTGCATCAGTTATTTAGACTGTTGTCAGAGGGAGCGGAGCAGACACAGCCGCAACAAGATACTCAG gGAGAACTACTTGTTCACCTGCTCGTGCCCCAAGTGCCTGGTGCAAGCCGATGATGCTGACGTAACGtcagacgaggaggaggagggtgaaggGGAGACGGATGATGCCGAGCTGGAGGATGAGATGACCGACGTTTGA
- the PRADC1 gene encoding protease-associated domain-containing protein 1 produces MLRRSLWLCLCLCSCPARGLRIHEYLYFQVLSPGDIRYIFTATLAKDFGGVFNTRYEQIYLVPADPPEACGELNNGVFIQDQIALVERGGCSFLSKTRVIQEHGGRAVIIADNAYDNDSFYIEMIQDSTRRTADIPALFLLGRDGYMIRRSLEQHGLPWAVISIPVNVTSIPTYETMQPPWTFW; encoded by the exons ATGCTCCGCAGGTCGCtgtggctctgcctgtgcctgtgCTCCTGCCCGGCCCGCG GTCTGCGCATCCATGAATATTTGTATTTCCAAGTGCTGAGCCCCGGGGACATCCGCTACATCTTCACCGCCACTCTGGccaaggattttgggggtgtgttT aacaCGAGGTATGAGCAGATCTACCTGGTCCCGGCGGATCCCCCCGAAGCCTGCGGAGAGCTGAATAATGGCGTGTTCATCCAGGACCAGATCGCTTTGGTGGAGAGGGG GGGCTGCTCGTTCCTGTCGAAGACGCGTGTGATCCAGGAGCACGGCGGACGGGCGGTGATCATCGCAGATAACGCCTACGATAACGACAGCTTCTACATCGAGATGATCCAGGACAGCACCCGGCGAACAGCCGACATCCCCGCGCTCTTCCTGCTGGGCAGGGACGG GTACATGATCAGACGCTCCCTGGAGCAGCATGGGCTCCCCTGGGCCGTCATCTCCATTCCCGTCAACGTCACCAGCATCCCCACGTACGAAACAATGCAGCCCCCCTGGACCTTCTGGTAG